In the Candidatus Babeliales bacterium genome, one interval contains:
- a CDS encoding phospholipase D-like domain-containing protein: MKRLAEKSPEDTIPAKRICLEIPENQLIIDIKKNIFSLDPIAVGKLLSTEEACQLSKEQKNELHKTAKGLKKNIFEVRKLGSVIAQQTDNVAIKEKFSYDAEYKNIQKTTRYLYALKFLPNFTFPQVMFTPAPLCNYQQDLRIKPDQALIALIKNEQTGIHVCCYHITIANIAKALIKKAKSGVSVEIITDQSQGRNDKDYCTVKTLIDSGISVLSPQKVYEQMHHKFFIFDSNICDQSLLWTGSYNPTPHGNSHSWDDANIFDIIAMIKQYRARFGEIKNSSKKYIIPIPQPHQPNKLPTICMLTK; the protein is encoded by the coding sequence ATGAAAAGACTTGCAGAGAAATCTCCGGAAGATACTATTCCTGCAAAAAGGATATGCCTCGAAATTCCTGAAAATCAACTGATAATCGACATTAAAAAAAATATTTTCAGTCTTGACCCTATTGCCGTTGGCAAATTATTATCTACAGAAGAAGCTTGTCAGCTCAGCAAAGAACAAAAAAATGAACTCCATAAAACCGCAAAAGGACTCAAGAAAAATATCTTCGAAGTCCGCAAACTGGGATCTGTAATTGCACAACAAACAGATAATGTGGCAATCAAAGAAAAATTTTCATACGATGCTGAATACAAAAATATACAAAAAACAACGCGCTATCTTTATGCACTAAAATTCTTACCCAATTTTACCTTTCCACAAGTTATGTTTACTCCTGCACCATTATGCAACTACCAACAAGACTTACGCATAAAGCCAGATCAAGCACTTATAGCGTTAATTAAAAATGAACAAACCGGAATACACGTATGCTGTTATCACATTACGATCGCAAACATTGCCAAAGCTCTCATTAAAAAGGCAAAAAGTGGTGTTTCCGTTGAGATAATTACCGATCAATCACAGGGCCGAAATGATAAGGACTATTGCACAGTTAAAACATTAATAGACAGTGGCATATCTGTATTATCACCACAAAAAGTGTATGAACAAATGCATCATAAATTTTTCATATTCGATTCCAATATATGCGACCAAAGTCTTCTCTGGACAGGATCATATAATCCGACACCACATGGCAATTCTCATTCCTGGGATGATGCAAACATCTTCGACATTATAGCAATGATTAAGCAATATCGTGCACGTTTTGGAGAAATTAAAAATAGCAGTAAAAAATATATTATCCCTATTCCGCAACCTCATCAACCCAACAAACTCCCCACAATTTGTATGCTAACAAAATAG
- a CDS encoding clostripain-related cysteine peptidase has translation MKKRLLKGLLFVSASFFVFVADAAVKKPWTFLVYLAAANDLNPFASLDLQEMMKVGSNANVNIIVYLTLHEDYEPKVTKKLYINKGSMTQIGETMVRDSGDVTTLEEALQWACIDYPSDRIAVVMWNHGSGPLNRSPMIMPRGVCYDYDTDHYLTDRDCLQAFAWARDHLRGGKKFDIIAFDACLLASLEMAYTLASCANYMVASEETIPGDGYQYAYVLNQFATKNLDPLYFAKLIVSAYKQEYAGTPDFTLSATDLNALNPLVDNCNAVAQILTSQLMGKNKSVVKTTIRKCASLNSCLSFDDGIYVDLCQFYKNLLKNIDGLKLSKSLVNQFKQVLNNGIKLFTKIIKANVTSTNYKQAGGLSIYFSRYSIDPSYYGLYWTENNPNWLSFLEAYLA, from the coding sequence ATGAAGAAGAGATTGCTGAAGGGCTTACTTTTTGTAAGTGCTTCTTTTTTTGTTTTTGTAGCAGATGCTGCAGTAAAAAAACCGTGGACATTTTTAGTGTATTTAGCAGCGGCAAATGATTTAAATCCATTTGCTTCTTTAGATTTGCAAGAAATGATGAAGGTTGGTTCTAACGCGAATGTAAACATTATTGTGTATCTTACGTTGCATGAAGATTATGAACCAAAAGTGACTAAAAAACTCTACATCAACAAAGGCTCAATGACTCAAATTGGTGAAACAATGGTGCGTGATAGCGGTGATGTTACAACATTAGAAGAAGCATTACAATGGGCATGTATTGATTATCCTTCTGATCGTATTGCGGTAGTCATGTGGAATCATGGATCTGGTCCACTCAATAGATCTCCAATGATAATGCCTAGAGGTGTTTGTTACGATTATGATACTGATCATTATTTAACTGATCGTGATTGTTTACAGGCTTTTGCATGGGCTCGTGATCATTTACGAGGTGGTAAAAAATTTGATATCATAGCGTTTGATGCGTGTCTTTTGGCTTCTCTTGAGATGGCTTATACATTAGCATCATGTGCAAATTATATGGTAGCTTCAGAAGAAACTATTCCTGGTGATGGATATCAGTATGCGTATGTTTTAAATCAATTTGCGACCAAAAATTTGGATCCACTTTATTTTGCTAAACTTATAGTGAGTGCGTATAAGCAGGAATATGCAGGAACTCCGGATTTTACTTTATCAGCAACTGATTTAAACGCATTAAATCCACTGGTAGATAACTGTAATGCTGTTGCACAAATTTTGACATCACAATTAATGGGAAAAAATAAATCTGTGGTCAAAACTACGATAAGAAAATGTGCTAGCCTGAATAGTTGTCTTTCGTTTGATGATGGAATATATGTAGATCTTTGTCAGTTTTATAAGAACTTGCTCAAAAATATTGATGGATTAAAATTATCAAAATCGTTAGTGAATCAATTTAAACAAGTTTTAAATAATGGTATCAAGTTGTTTACGAAAATTATTAAAGCTAATGTTACAAGTACCAATTATAAGCAGGCCGGTGGACTTTCTATCTATTTTTCTCGCTATTCTATTGATCCTTCGTATTATGGTTTATACTGGACGGAAAATAATCCAAATTGGTTGAGCTTTTTAGAAGCTTATTTAGCATAA
- the prfA gene encoding peptide chain release factor 1, with protein sequence MDMTDLIVLQKRYDDLTNELATVTDNTKRIVLQKELARLLRIIDAQKDLNRVDKVIADTKDQLKHSLEDAEMAELFKLELHDLGLKRLAKERALEDLMIPSDEHDERSVFIEIRAGAGGQEAALFAADLLRMYTNYALKKGWRATVVDESFTDIGGIRDVTLHVEGQGVYGHLKFEAGVHRVQRVPKTETAGRVHTSTATVAVLPEAEEVDVSVNPADLRIDVFRASGAGGQHVNTTDSAVRITHIPTGVVVSCQDERSQHKNKAKALKVLQSRLLAFEKERHAAEIGKQRKEMVGRGMRAEKVRTYNFPQNRVTDHNADITLKKLDYVIEGDLDEIIEALRAIDREERRKLALQ encoded by the coding sequence ATGGATATGACCGATCTGATCGTATTACAAAAAAGATATGACGATCTTACAAACGAGCTTGCTACCGTTACTGATAACACTAAACGAATAGTGTTACAGAAGGAGTTAGCTCGTCTTTTGCGTATTATTGATGCGCAGAAAGATCTTAATCGTGTTGATAAAGTAATAGCGGACACCAAAGATCAACTCAAGCATTCGCTTGAAGATGCCGAGATGGCCGAGCTTTTTAAGCTGGAGCTCCATGATTTGGGACTCAAAAGGTTAGCAAAAGAGCGTGCCCTTGAAGATTTGATGATTCCTTCTGATGAACATGATGAACGGTCAGTATTTATTGAAATACGTGCAGGAGCTGGTGGTCAAGAAGCAGCGTTGTTTGCTGCAGATTTACTCAGAATGTATACAAACTATGCATTGAAAAAAGGCTGGCGAGCAACGGTTGTGGATGAAAGCTTTACTGACATTGGCGGCATCCGTGATGTTACCTTGCATGTTGAAGGTCAAGGTGTTTACGGGCATCTCAAGTTTGAGGCTGGAGTCCATCGTGTTCAGCGTGTGCCAAAAACTGAAACGGCAGGACGTGTTCACACTTCAACAGCAACTGTCGCAGTGTTACCAGAAGCTGAAGAAGTTGATGTGAGTGTCAATCCAGCAGACTTGCGCATAGATGTGTTCCGTGCAAGCGGTGCCGGTGGTCAACATGTTAACACCACCGATTCAGCTGTTCGTATTACTCATATTCCTACTGGCGTGGTGGTTTCTTGCCAAGATGAGCGTTCTCAGCATAAAAATAAGGCTAAGGCGTTGAAGGTTTTGCAATCTCGTTTGCTTGCGTTCGAAAAAGAACGACATGCGGCAGAAATTGGAAAGCAACGCAAAGAAATGGTCGGTCGTGGTATGCGCGCTGAAAAAGTACGCACCTATAATTTTCCACAAAATCGTGTCACTGATCACAATGCCGATATAACACTCAAAAAACTTGATTATGTTATAGAAGGCGATCTTGATGAAATCATTGAAGCGCTACGTGCAATTGATCGCGAAGAAAGACGTAAGTTAGCCTTGCAGTAA
- the rpmE gene encoding 50S ribosomal protein L31 — translation MRKDIHPELHNIVARCACGNSFETHSTNSELRVTICSNCHPFFTGAQKFVDTAGRIDKFNKKYSKKA, via the coding sequence ATGAGAAAAGATATACATCCAGAGCTCCATAACATTGTTGCACGCTGTGCATGTGGTAATTCATTTGAAACCCATTCAACCAATTCAGAGCTAAGAGTAACTATTTGCTCAAATTGCCATCCATTCTTTACTGGAGCGCAAAAATTTGTTGATACAGCTGGTCGTATTGATAAATTCAACAAAAAATATTCAAAAAAAGCATAA
- the ppsA gene encoding phosphoenolpyruvate synthase, which yields MKYIKYFEEIRIGDVATVGGKNASLGEMITQLSSQGIRIPTGFAVTADAYWHYLNANQLVEKMKTIMNTLQDVHDVKQLQKIGSKIRELIANGTMPDDLAQEITTAYHKLSQHYGEDKTDVAVRSSATAEDLPTASFAGQQDTFLNVSGDEQLLEACKKSMASLFNDRAIVYRVEQGFDHFKVALSIGVQKMIRSDEAVSGVAFSLDTESGFKDVVMIEASYGLGESIVQGLVTPDEYMVHKPTLNDGFTPIIKKMCGDKKTKIVYAKNNHEKVATVDVAAKERNLSALSDQEIIELAQFVVAIETHYSELKKSWSPMDIEWAKDGKDGKLYIVQARPETIYAGKKELVLKQYIVNKDAQKEVIVTGLSIGHKIVSGIAQVVKSAQDIARIGVGDIIVTQMTDPDWVPVMKRAAGIVTDRGGRTCHAAIVSRELGIPAIVGTKYGTEKIKNGETITLDCSDGATGTIYEGKVEYEIHETPLGDIPTPPVAVMVNIADPDSAFQTSFLPVSGVGLARTEFIITNSIKIHPMALIHFDRIEDKKVRDEIDAITAAYTNKTDFFVEQLAQGVGMIAAAFYPKPVVVRTSDFKSNEYRNLLGGTYFELEEENPMIGFRGASRYYHERYKEAFALECQALVRVRETMGLTNVKIMIPFVRTVQEAEKVVDAMKTYGLVQGKNGLELIMMCEVPSNVILIEEFSKFFDGFSIGSNDLTQLVLGVDRDSTIIAPLFDERDEAVKKMMALVIEGAHKSGKYIGICGQAPSDYPEIAEFLIEKGIDSLSLNADSVIPFLVGKK from the coding sequence ATGAAATACATTAAATATTTTGAAGAAATTAGAATTGGTGATGTTGCGACAGTTGGTGGAAAAAATGCTTCTTTAGGTGAAATGATAACGCAGCTCAGTTCACAAGGAATTAGAATTCCTACCGGTTTTGCTGTGACTGCAGATGCATACTGGCACTATCTTAATGCAAATCAACTTGTTGAAAAAATGAAAACAATTATGAATACGTTGCAAGATGTGCATGATGTTAAACAGCTGCAAAAAATAGGATCAAAAATCCGTGAATTGATTGCGAATGGTACAATGCCAGATGATTTGGCACAAGAAATTACAACTGCATACCATAAACTTTCACAACACTATGGTGAAGATAAAACTGATGTTGCTGTGCGTTCTTCTGCAACTGCTGAGGATTTACCAACAGCATCATTTGCAGGGCAGCAAGACACGTTTTTGAATGTCTCTGGTGATGAACAATTGTTGGAAGCATGTAAAAAAAGTATGGCATCATTATTTAATGATCGTGCAATTGTGTACCGTGTTGAGCAAGGATTTGATCATTTTAAAGTGGCGCTTTCCATTGGTGTACAAAAAATGATCCGTTCGGATGAAGCAGTTTCTGGTGTTGCCTTTTCGCTTGACACAGAAAGTGGATTTAAAGATGTGGTGATGATTGAAGCATCATATGGGTTAGGTGAGTCAATTGTGCAAGGCTTGGTAACACCTGACGAATACATGGTACACAAACCAACACTCAATGATGGGTTTACACCCATCATTAAAAAGATGTGTGGGGATAAAAAAACAAAAATTGTGTATGCAAAAAATAATCATGAGAAAGTAGCAACAGTCGATGTTGCTGCAAAAGAACGTAATCTTTCTGCGTTGTCTGATCAAGAAATTATCGAATTGGCACAATTTGTTGTAGCAATTGAAACGCATTATTCGGAATTAAAAAAAAGTTGGTCACCAATGGATATTGAGTGGGCAAAAGATGGCAAAGATGGAAAATTATATATTGTACAAGCGCGACCAGAAACTATTTATGCAGGTAAAAAAGAGTTGGTGCTAAAACAATATATTGTAAATAAAGATGCGCAAAAAGAAGTAATTGTTACGGGCTTAAGTATTGGCCATAAGATTGTATCCGGTATTGCTCAAGTAGTAAAAAGCGCGCAGGACATTGCGCGTATAGGTGTTGGTGACATTATTGTTACACAAATGACTGATCCTGATTGGGTTCCTGTGATGAAGCGTGCAGCAGGAATTGTAACTGATCGTGGAGGTCGCACGTGTCATGCGGCAATCGTAAGTCGTGAGTTAGGCATTCCAGCAATTGTAGGAACAAAGTATGGTACAGAAAAAATAAAAAATGGTGAAACAATTACACTTGATTGCTCTGATGGTGCCACAGGTACAATTTATGAAGGAAAAGTGGAATATGAAATACATGAAACACCGCTTGGTGATATTCCAACACCGCCAGTTGCAGTAATGGTGAATATTGCTGATCCTGATAGCGCGTTCCAAACATCATTTTTACCAGTTTCTGGTGTGGGATTGGCACGTACTGAATTTATTATTACTAACTCCATAAAAATTCATCCAATGGCACTTATCCATTTTGATCGCATTGAAGACAAAAAGGTTCGTGATGAAATTGATGCGATAACTGCAGCATACACAAATAAAACAGATTTTTTTGTGGAACAGTTAGCGCAAGGTGTTGGAATGATCGCTGCAGCATTTTATCCAAAACCTGTTGTGGTACGCACGTCTGATTTTAAAAGTAATGAATATCGTAATTTACTTGGCGGTACCTATTTTGAGTTAGAAGAAGAAAATCCCATGATTGGGTTTCGTGGTGCATCGCGGTATTACCACGAGCGCTACAAAGAAGCGTTTGCGTTAGAATGCCAGGCCCTGGTACGTGTTCGTGAAACAATGGGACTTACAAATGTAAAAATTATGATTCCGTTCGTTCGCACTGTGCAAGAAGCGGAAAAAGTTGTGGACGCAATGAAAACATATGGTTTGGTGCAAGGTAAAAATGGGCTTGAATTAATTATGATGTGTGAAGTTCCATCAAACGTAATTTTGATTGAAGAATTTAGTAAGTTTTTTGATGGCTTTTCAATTGGTTCAAATGATTTAACGCAACTAGTGCTCGGGGTAGATCGTGATTCAACAATTATTGCACCACTATTTGATGAACGTGATGAAGCAGTCAAAAAAATGATGGCACTTGTGATTGAAGGTGCGCATAAAAGTGGAAAATATATTGGTATCTGTGGTCAGGCACCCTCTGATTATCCTGAGATTGCAGAATTTTTAATTGAAAAAGGTATTGATTCACTTTCGCTCAATGCGGATTCGGTAATTCCATTTTTGGTGGGGAAGAAATAA